In a genomic window of Streptomyces sp. NBC_01142:
- a CDS encoding UDP-N-acetylglucosamine 1-carboxyvinyltransferase translates to MADDYLVRIGKLIRDARQHRGWTQTQLAEALGTSQSAVNRIERGNQNISLEMIARIGEALDSEIVSLGYAGPMHLRVVGRRRLSGTIDVKTSKNACVALLCGSLLNKGRTVLRRVARIEEVFRLLEVLNSIGVRTRWINEGVDLEIVPPAQLDLDAMDADAARRTRSIIMFLGPLLHRTDSFRLPYAGGCDLGTRTIEPHMIALRRFGLDITATEGIYHARVDRSTSPDRPIVLTERGDTVTENALLAAARHDGVTVIRNASSNYMVQDLCFFLEALGVTVEGIGTTTLTVHGIPTIDVDVDYSPSEDPVEAMSLLAAAVVTESELTIRRVPIEFLEIELAVLEEMGLDHDRTSEYTADNGRTRLVDLTVRPSKLEAPIDKIHPMPFPGLNIDNVPFFAAIAAVAQGKTLIHDWVYDNRAIYLTDLNRLGGRLQLLDPHRVLVEGPTRWRAAEMMCPPALRPAVVVLLAMMAAEGTSVLRNVYVINRGYEDLAERLNSVGAQIEIFRDI, encoded by the coding sequence ATGGCAGACGACTACCTCGTACGCATCGGCAAGCTCATCCGTGACGCCCGGCAGCACCGGGGCTGGACACAGACGCAGCTTGCCGAGGCTCTCGGCACCAGCCAGAGCGCCGTGAACCGCATCGAGCGCGGCAACCAGAACATCAGCCTTGAGATGATCGCACGCATCGGTGAGGCGCTCGACAGCGAGATCGTTTCTCTCGGCTACGCCGGTCCCATGCATCTTCGGGTGGTCGGCCGGCGCCGCCTCTCCGGCACCATCGACGTCAAGACGAGCAAGAACGCCTGCGTCGCGCTGCTCTGCGGTTCACTGCTCAACAAGGGCCGTACGGTGCTGAGGCGAGTGGCCCGTATCGAGGAAGTCTTCCGCCTGCTCGAGGTGCTCAACTCCATCGGGGTCCGCACCCGCTGGATCAACGAGGGCGTGGACCTGGAGATCGTGCCGCCCGCGCAGCTCGACCTGGACGCCATGGACGCGGACGCCGCGCGGCGGACTCGCTCGATCATCATGTTCCTCGGCCCGCTGCTGCACCGGACGGACTCGTTCAGGCTGCCGTACGCGGGCGGTTGCGACCTCGGCACGCGGACCATCGAGCCGCACATGATCGCGCTGCGCCGCTTCGGACTGGACATCACCGCGACCGAGGGGATCTACCACGCCCGGGTGGACCGCTCGACCTCGCCGGACCGGCCGATCGTGCTGACCGAGCGCGGCGACACGGTGACCGAGAACGCGCTGCTGGCCGCCGCCCGCCACGACGGTGTGACCGTCATCCGCAACGCCTCGTCCAACTACATGGTCCAGGATCTGTGCTTCTTCCTGGAGGCGTTGGGCGTCACGGTCGAGGGCATCGGCACGACCACGCTGACCGTGCACGGCATCCCGACCATCGACGTGGACGTCGACTACTCCCCTTCCGAGGACCCGGTCGAGGCGATGAGCCTGCTCGCCGCCGCGGTCGTCACCGAGTCGGAGCTGACCATCCGACGCGTGCCGATCGAGTTCCTGGAGATCGAGCTCGCGGTACTCGAGGAGATGGGCCTCGACCACGACCGCACCAGCGAGTACACCGCGGACAACGGGCGCACGCGGTTGGTGGACCTGACCGTACGGCCCTCCAAACTGGAGGCGCCGATCGACAAGATCCACCCGATGCCGTTCCCCGGGCTGAACATCGACAACGTGCCGTTCTTCGCGGCCATCGCGGCGGTCGCCCAGGGCAAGACTCTGATCCACGACTGGGTCTACGACAACCGCGCGATCTACCTGACCGACCTCAACCGCCTGGGCGGCCGCCTCCAACTGCTCGACCCGCACCGGGTTCTGGTCGAGGGCCCGACCCGGTGGCGTGCGGCGGAGATGATGTGCCCGCCCGCGCTGCGGCCGGCCGTGGTCGTACTGCTGGCGATGATGGCGGCGGAGGGTACGTCCGTACTGCGCAATGTGTATGTCATCAACCGGGGTTACGAGGATCTGGCGGAGCGCCTGAACTCGGTGGGCGCGCAGATCGAGATCTTCCGCGACATTTAA
- a CDS encoding cold-shock protein, with product MSERTPDHVFTGHVHEWHSEEGWGVLASPALPEMTWAHFSSIEIIGGIGSTESEGFRELTAGQSVTFSAEEAEQDGFRWRALRVWPGAVTQRPHSLGERTERRHSNGPPGTRGSHI from the coding sequence ATGTCCGAGAGGACGCCGGACCACGTTTTCACGGGGCACGTCCATGAATGGCACAGCGAGGAAGGGTGGGGCGTTCTCGCGTCCCCCGCGCTCCCCGAGATGACGTGGGCCCATTTCTCGAGCATCGAAATCATCGGGGGCATAGGAAGCACCGAGTCCGAGGGCTTTCGCGAGCTGACGGCCGGTCAGTCCGTGACGTTCTCGGCGGAGGAGGCCGAGCAGGACGGATTCCGCTGGCGGGCTCTGCGCGTCTGGCCCGGGGCTGTGACGCAGCGGCCGCACAGCCTGGGCGAGCGAACCGAACGACGTCACTCCAACGGACCCCCCGGAACGAGGGGATCTCATATCTGA
- a CDS encoding VOC family protein, with protein MFSGAHVILYTQDADADRAFVKDILGFPHVDAGHGWLIFALPPAEIAVHPTRPAPKAASQLKSEFYLMCDDLDQTLARLTERGVEIAQPPSDQGWGVLASVRMPSGAELPLYEPRHPVAHRLTP; from the coding sequence ATGTTCAGTGGTGCGCATGTGATCCTCTACACACAGGACGCGGACGCCGACCGGGCCTTCGTCAAGGACATTCTCGGCTTCCCTCATGTCGACGCCGGGCACGGCTGGCTGATTTTCGCGCTGCCCCCGGCGGAGATCGCCGTCCATCCGACGCGCCCCGCGCCGAAGGCCGCGTCCCAGCTGAAGTCCGAGTTCTACCTGATGTGCGACGACCTCGATCAGACCCTCGCCCGGCTCACGGAACGCGGCGTCGAGATCGCGCAGCCGCCGAGCGACCAGGGGTGGGGAGTGCTGGCATCGGTACGCATGCCCAGCGGAGCCGAACTCCCGCTGTACGAACCGCGACATCCAGTGGCCCATCGGCTGACACCCTGA